The Corylus avellana chromosome ca8, CavTom2PMs-1.0 genome has a segment encoding these proteins:
- the LOC132189384 gene encoding acyl-protein thioesterase 1-like: MSYGSSNIGSGSGTATRTFEFGRTHVVRPKGRHQATIVWLHGLGDKGSSWSQLLETLPLPNIKWICPTAPTRPVKLFGGFPCTAWFDVGDFSEDAPDDLEGLDSSAAHVANLLSTEPANIKLGIGGFSMGAATALYSAMCLVSGNYGNGNLYRVNLSAIVGLSGWLPCSRTLRNRVEGSHEAARRAALLPIFLCHGLGDDVVAYEHGKRSAQTLSSAGFRNLTFRSYNGLGHYTIPEETDEVCNWLTATLELEGS; this comes from the exons ATGAGCTACGGCAGCTCCAATATAGGTTCTG GCAGTGGAACTGCTACAAGGACATTTGAGTTCGGGAGGACTCATGTGGTGAGGCCCAAAGGGCGGCACCAAGCCACTATAGTTTGGCTACATGGCCTTGGTGATAAGGGCTCAAG CTGGTCACAGCTCTTGGAAACCCTTCCTCTACCAAAT ATCAAATGGATTTGCCCCACTGCTCCCACTCGGCCAGTGAAACTATTTGGTGGATTTCCCTGCACTGCTT GGTTTGACGTTGGAGATTTTTCAGAAGATGCACCTGATGACTTGGAGGGATTAGATTCTTCAGCAGCACATGTTGCTAACCTACTGTCGACAGAACCTGCTAACA TCAAACTTGGTATTGGGGGCTTCAGTATGGGTGCTGCAACCGCGCTCTACTCTGCCATGTGCCTTGTTTCAGGAAACTATGGGAATGGCAACCTTTACCGAGTCAACTTAAGCGCAATTGTTGGTCTTAGTGGCTGGCTTCCGTGTTCAAG GACCTTGAGGAATCGAGTGGAAGGGTCGCATGAGGCAGCAAGACGTGCAGCATTATTACCCATTTTTCTCTGCCATGGTCTAG GTGACGATGTGGTTGCATATGAACACGGAAAGAGATCAGCGCAGACCTTAAGCTCTGCTGGATTTCGAAATCTTACATTTAGATCTTACAATGG GTTAGGTCACTATACAATCCCGGAGGAGACGGATGAAGTTTGTAATTGGCTGACTGCAACTTTGGAGCTGGAGGGATCCTGA